A single window of Dendropsophus ebraccatus isolate aDenEbr1 chromosome 5, aDenEbr1.pat, whole genome shotgun sequence DNA harbors:
- the LOC138794074 gene encoding olfactory receptor 10A6-like has translation MNLNTVMENVSMVSNIQDIVLLGLKEMEQLRYCYSVVALLIYLITLFICTLIVYVVWTEQSLHEPMYIFICILVGNVMFGSSVFLLKMAVDLFSGCTTISLSGCLAQAFWLQSYAFVDILTFTIMAVDRYLAVGFPLRYHSLMTIKKTLQSLTIIWSVIVLIVLVNVLLVLRLTLCGNSINNVYCETMSLVRLSCGSTFINDVCGSTCTLLTFVGSLMIVIYCYIQTFLVCLRISKEASQKAIHTVVTHIIAYSTFMSTSLFVVFRWCHGVHHYKSTGLRDKDRSFKDEDDSHFKENYSESDSESIQKPLYAMLSAHPLPTHDQTEDEQFIICYLTLEVFPL, from the exons ATGAACCTGAACACAGTGATGGAAAATGTGTCCATGGTCTCCAACATCCAAGACATTGTTCTTTTAGGACTGAAGGAGATGGAGCAGCTGAGATATTGCTACTCTGTGGTCGCCCTTCTAATATATCTCATCACATTATTCATATGTACATTAATTGTGTATGTTGTATGGACAGAACAATCTCTCCATGAACCTATGTATATCTTCATTTGTATCCTGGTGGGGAACGTTATGTTTGGCAGTTCAGTATTCCTTCTCAAGATGGCCGTAGACTTGTTCTCTGGATGTACCACCATCTCTCTGTCTGGATGTCTGGCCCAAGCATTCTGGCTTCAGAGCTATGCTTTTGTAGATATACTGACTTTCACCATCATGGCCGTCGATAGATACCTAGCTGTTGGTTTTCCATTGAGATACCACTCTCTGATGACTATTAAGAAGACTTTACAGTCCTTGACTATTATCTGGTCAGTGATTGTATTAATTGTGTTAGTAAATGTCCTGTTGGTGCTCAGGTTAACACTATGTGGTAATAGCATCAATAATGTGTACTGTGAAACCATGTCTCTTGTCCGTTTGTCATGTGGTAGTACGTTCATCAACGACGTCTGTGGCAGTACTTGTACTTTACTGACATTCGTAGGCTCCTTAATGATCGTCATctactgctacatacagacatttCTTGTCTGTCTGAGGATCTCTAAGGAAGCCTCCCAGAAAGCCATCCATACAGTGGTGACCCACATAATCGCATACTCTACTTTCATGTCAACTTCTTTGTTTGTAGTTTTCAG GTGGTGCCATGGTGTCCATCATTATAAATCCACTGGTCTACGGGATAAGGACCGAAGCTTTAAGGACGAAGATGATTCACACTTTAAAGAAAATTATTCAGAATCAGACAGTGAGTCAATTCAA AAACCTCTTTACGCTATGTTGTCAGCACATCCCCTGCCGACACATGATCAAACAGAAGATGAGCAGTTTATAATTTGTTATCTGACCCTGGAAGTATTCCCCCTGTGA